The DNA window GCTCTGATCCACGATGACCAGCCTTTCGTATGACTACAATTAATTCTTTCTGTAGTGTCGCTACAGAGTAGGGATGTTGTAGTCTCGCGTCAATGGTGAACGGGCAGAAGCAAGTTGAGGGGCGACGGAGCACCCGCTGGGGTGCGGCTTCGCCGGCCAGCGATGCCGATGCGCGTGAGCGACTGCTGGACGCCGCTGATGAGTGTTATGCCCGACGAGGTGTAGCGAGGACCCGTATCGACCACATCGCTGAGGCTGCGGGTGTGCACCGCACCACCGTCTACTCCTATTTTCCTACCAAGAATGCGCTGCTGTCCGCCTCGTTCGTGCGCTCGGCGGCCGCGATCCTGGCTACCTCCAAGGCGCACTTCCTGACCGACGAGCCGTTTGTCGAGCAGTTCATCAAGGCAACCCTGGAAAGTCTTGCGGCGACTCGAAATTCCCCAACGATGGCTCTCCTCCTGGGGTCGAGTGACTCAGCCGGGCTGACGGTTCATGCCGCCGCGATGTCGGAGGAGTGGCAGAGCTTGGCGCGTGAAATTTTGGGGCCGCCCCTGATGCAGGCTGTCGCCGACGGGTACGTCCGTGACGACGTACCGGTCGAAGCGATCTTGCGGTGGATTTGGCGGGTGAGCTTCAGCCTGGCCACCGAACCCGGATCGCCCGAAGACGGCGGGGACGAAGGGGTACTGCGAGCCTTCGTCGTGGCTTCAGTCATGAGCCCGCACAAACGATCTGCGCCCTAAGGAGTGGCACATGGAAGAGACGTGCAGTGAATGTGCGTTCGACGAGTCGCTCGCCCAACCCACAGACGTCGCGCTGGCATTACCACCGTTGGCCCCCGTGATCGGTGACGACATCCGCGCCCTGTCCGCAGAGCTGGCCCGACGCCGTCCATCGTCTGACGTCTGGTCTCCGGTGGAGTACCTCGGGCACCTTCGCGAATCGATGGCCTTCCATCGCGGGCTTATCGAAAGCGCACTCG is part of the Mycobacterium mantenii genome and encodes:
- a CDS encoding TetR/AcrR family transcriptional regulator, with the translated sequence MVNGQKQVEGRRSTRWGAASPASDADARERLLDAADECYARRGVARTRIDHIAEAAGVHRTTVYSYFPTKNALLSASFVRSAAAILATSKAHFLTDEPFVEQFIKATLESLAATRNSPTMALLLGSSDSAGLTVHAAAMSEEWQSLAREILGPPLMQAVADGYVRDDVPVEAILRWIWRVSFSLATEPGSPEDGGDEGVLRAFVVASVMSPHKRSAP